DNA sequence from the Rosettibacter firmus genome:
TTTATTTTATAAAAAACCTTTTCAGGTCAGTTATTATTATTTCAATAGAATTCAAAAGGATGTTTTATTAGAAATAAATAGATTTCAGCCGGATGTCATAATATGCCAAATGATTAGAACTTCTGAATACCTGAAAAATTATAATATGGCTCCCAAAATTTTAGATTATGTTGATTTACTTTCTGAAGGTTTAAAGAGAAGAATTCCTAATTCGAATTTCTTTTTTAAATGGTTATTAAAGATTGAATATAAACGAGTACTTAATTACGAAAAGGAGATAAGAAATTATTTTGATAAATTAGTCATTATTTCTGAAGAAGATAAAAAATATTTCTGTAAATCTGATGATCCTAAAATAAACGTAATTGAGAATGGGGTTGATATAGATTATTTTCATCCTAAAACAGCAGAAAAAGAATTCGATATTTTTTTTAATGGTAACCTGAGTTATCCTCCAAATATTGATGCCACTCAATTTATAGTAAATAAAATTTATCCAGAATTAAAAAAAATTAAGCCCGATATTAGAATTTTAATTGCAGGAGCGAATCCTAAAAAGAAATTATTTAAACTATCCAATAAGAATATTGTAATAAAGGGATGGATTGAGGATGTACGTGAGTATTACTGGAAATCAAAAATTTTTATTGCCCCAATGCAAATAGGAACAGGATTACAAAATAAATTACTTCAAGCAATGGCTATGCGTATTCCATGTGTTGCGTCAGAACTTACAGTAAAAGGTTTATCTTATGGTGCTGAAAATGTTGTCTTAGTTGCAAAAACTCCTTCTGATTATGCTAATTTAATAATTAAGTTATTAGATGATGATAATTTTAGAGAGGATGTAGCAAGAAGGGGATATGAGTTTATTCAAAAGAACTATAAGTGGGAAAATGTAATTCAAAAACTCGAAAATATAATTCAAGAAACAATAAACAATAAAAAATAAATTTATGTTTGATATTATCATTATCGGCGCGGGAATTGTTGGACTTGCTTCTGCATTAAAAATTCTTGAAAAAAATCCTCACCTTAAATTATTAATTCTTGAAAAAGAAAATGACATTTCTAAACATCAAACAGGAAATAATAGCGGTGTAATTCATTCAGGTATTTATTATAAACCAGGAAGCTTAAAAGCGATCAACTGTACTCTTGGTTATAAAATGTTAATAGATTTTTGTGACAAATACGAAATCAATTATAAAATTACTGGAAAGATTATTGTTGCAAAAAATGAAAACGAACTTCCTATTTTGAATTCAATTTATGACCGTGGAATTAAAAATGGTCTTACCGGTTTACAAAAACTAAATAAAAACCAGATAAAAAATTATGAACCTTATGCTGATGGCATCGAAGCTATTTATGTGCCTCAAACTGGTATTGTAGATTTTTTCCAGGTAGCAAAAAAATATCTTGAAATAATTCTTAAACACAATGCTCAAATTAAATTTAATAATGAAGTTAAAGAGATAAAAATAAAAAATGATATTTGTGAAGTAATTACTAATAACGATACTTTTCAATCAAAATTTGTTGTTACCTGTGCAGGATTATATTCAGATAGAATTGCAAAATTAACTCATAAAAATCTTCCTTTGAGAATAATTCCATTTCGTGGTGAGTATTATAAAATTAAAGAAGAGAAAAAATATCTTGTCAATTCTTTAATTTATCCTGTACCAAATCCCGAGTTTCCATTTTTAGGAGTTCATTTTACCAGAATGATTAATGGTGATGTTGAAGCTGGTCCAAATGCAGTCCTGGCTTTTAAGAGAGAAGGTTATAAAAAAACGAGTTTTAATTTTCGAGATACAATTGATACTTTTACATGGAAAGGATTTTATAGTATTGTAAAAAAATACTGGAAAGTTGGTTTGTACGAATATTATCGCTCATATAGTAAAAATGCATTTACTAAAGCATTACAAAATCTAATACCAGAGATTAATGAAAATGATTTGATTGAATCTGGAGCAGGTGTTAGAGCCCAGGCTTGTGATATAAATGGAAACTTGCTTGATGATTTTTATTTTGTCGAAGATAAAAAAGTTATTCATGTTTGTAATGCTCCCTCGCCAGCTGCAACTGCTTCTTTATCAATTGGTGATAATATTGCGAATAAAGTACTACAGCATTTCTAATTTTTCTTTGAGGTGAAATTGAGTAAAAAAACAGAAAAAATATTCTTACTTATTACAGATTTTGTAACAATTAATTTTTCCTGGTTTTTGTTTTTTTATCTACGTGTTAATACAGGCTGGTTCGAATTAATTTCTCAACCCGATTTCTTTCTTCCAATGTTAGCAATTTACTTTTACTGGTTGATAATTTTTACTCTCGTTGGAATGTATAGAACATGGTTTGCTCAATCTCGATTTGATGAAATCTCCACTCTTTTTAAAACAACATTTGTAGGTATTTTTATTCTTTTGTTTTTAATTCTTTATGATGATTATAGAACTGGTATTGCAACTCCTTTTCGATTTTTCATTTTTGTTTACTGGATTATCTTTTTTGTTATAGTAAGTGCTGGAAGAATTCTTATTAGAAGTATTCAGCGAAATCTACTCATAAAAGGTTTTGGAAGAAGAAAAGCTGTTATTGTAGGATTTAATTCTAGAGCACAGGAAATTTATGAGATGCTCGAAAATCATAAAGGATTGGGACTTGATGTGGTTGGCTTTGTTTCTGTAATGAATAAAAATGTTGATAAAGATTACAATGGTGTTAAAGTTCTTGATACAGCAGACAATCTCGAGAAAGTAATTGATACTTATGAAATCAAAGATGTTATAATATCAGTTGAAAGACATCATGAAGATCTTATACTTGATTTGATATCAAAATGTGATGGAAAAAATGTTGAAATAAAAATTGTTCCAGACCTTTATGATATTATTAGTGGTCAGGTTAAAACTTCTCAAATTTATGGAATCCCTCTCATCGATATTATGCCAGAATTAATGCCTGAGTGGGAAAAGAAATTAAAAAGATTGATGGATATAGTTCTTTCTCTTATTATGTTGATTGTAACTTCTCCAATAATATTACTTGCTGCTTTAGCAATTAAACTTGATAGTGAAGGACCGGTATTTTATAAGCAAGAACGAATGGGAATGAATGGGAAAATTTTTAAGATAATTAAGTTCCGTACAATGATAAAAGATGCTGAAAAACATACAGGACCCGTCTGGTCTTCTAAAGATGACCCGAGAGTAACAAGAGTCGGAAAAATTTTACGTAAAATAAGATTCGATGAAATTCCGCAGGCAATTAATATTCTTAAAGGTGATATGAGTTTTGTAGGTCCGCGTCCAGAAAGACCATATTTTGTTGAACAACTTTCAAAAGAGATTCCACTTTATAAAAGAAGATTGAAAGTTCGTCCAGGATTAACGGGCTGGGCTCAAGTCAAACATAAATATGACGAAACTATTGACGATGTAAAAATAAAATTACGCTATGATTTATTTTATATTGAAAACATGAGTCTTCGACTGGATTTTAAAATAATTTTTAGAACAATTTTTGTTGTATTATTCGGGAAGGGACATTATGACTAATTCATTAAAAACACTAATCATAATTCCAACTTATAACGAACTGGATAATATTCAGGAACTAATTCCTAACATACTCGAAAAGTATCCAGATGTAAATATTTTGATTGTTGATGATAACTCTCCAGATGGCACAGCAAATTATGTTGATGAATTAAGTAAAAAAGATTCTCGTGTAAAACTGATAAAACGCGAAAAGAAACTTGGACTTGGAACAGCATATGTCGAAGGATTTAAATATATGCTAAACAATGGATACGATGTGGCAATTCAAATGGATGCAGATTATTCTCACGATCCAAAAGAAATAAAAAATTTTTTAAAAAAGATTAAAGATTATGATGTTGTTATAGGAAGTAGATACATTAATGGTGTTCGTGTAATTAACTGGCCAATCAGGAGATTATTACTAAGTTATTTTGCTAACCTTTACACAAGAATTATTACAGGAATGCCTATTAAAGATGCTACAGGAGGATTTAAATGCTTTAGAAGAAAAGTTCTCGAATCTATAAATCTGGATAATATTCATTCGAATGGTTACTCATTTCAAATAGAAATGAATTTTATTGCATGGAAGAAAAAATTTAAGATAACAGAAATTCCAATTGTTTTTGTTGAAAGAACTCAGGGTTCATCGAAAATGTCAAAAAAAATTGTTTATGAAGCAATCTTTATGGTATGGAAATTACGTTTAAGAGGTTTATTAGGATTTTATAAATAATATGATTGACCTTTCAATTATCATAGTAAATTATAATGTAAAAGAATTTTTATTGAATCTGCTGGATTCAATAAAGAAAGCTATTGATAAAATTACGGTAGAAATAATTGTGGTAGATAATGCTTCTGACGATGGAAGTGTTGATGTATTAAAAGAAAAATTTCCAGAAGTTAAATTAATTATAAACGAAAAAAATATTGGATTTGGAGCCGCTAATAATCTTGCTCTTAAAGAAGCTAAAGGCAAATATTTTTTACTCCTTAATCCAGATACAATTATTCGTGAAGATACATTAACAAAGATGATAGAATTTTTTGAAACTCATCCCGATTGTGGAATTGCTGGTTGCAAAGTTTTAAATCCTGATGGAACACTTCAACTTGCCTGTAGAAGAGGTTTCCCTGGTCCCTGGACTTCTTTTACTAAAGTTATGGGATTAAGTAAGTTGTTTCCTAAAAGCCGACTTTTTGCTAAATATAATTTAACATATCTCGACGAAAATCAAACTTATGAAGTTGATGCTGTAAGTGGTGCATTTTTGATGATGCGAAGAGAAGTATATGAAAAAATTGGTGGATTTGATTCTCAGTTTTTTATGTATGGTGAAGATCTCGATTTGTGCTATCGTGCTCAGAAGGCAAATTATAAAGTTTATTATGTTCATTCCACAGAAATAATTCACTATAAAGGAGAGAGTACAAAAAGAAGTAAAATAGATGAAACAAAACTTTTTTACGATGCAATGCATCTTTTTGTGAAAAAACATTTTTCATCTTCATTCATAGTAGAAGGAATTTTGCAGCTGGCAATTCTATTTCGCAAATTAATAGCTTTTGCTTATGTATATAAGCTTGCAATTGTTAGTATTTTATTGGATTTTATTTTCTTTAGTAGCTCAGTATTACTTGCAGAAAGATTATATGCAAATGAACACTGGAGAGGATTTCCTTCTTTTGTAATTCCCTGGGTTTATTTTTTGCCAGCACTTTTACAAATATTTATATCAATATTATCAGGTACCTATCAAAAAAATGCAATTTCTGTTTTACGCAGTTTAATTTCACTTTTTTATGGTTTTATTGTTTTATCTGCATTAACATATTTTCTTAAGCAATTTGCATTCAGTCGTGCCGTTGTATTGATTACATATATTTTAGCTGTGATATTGTTTTCTATGTGGAGAATTTTTGTGAAAGTAGTTTTTAGACTTGGTTTGATAAGTGAATCTCGAAAAGCTAAGACATTAATTGTAGGTAATAACATAAAAGCCAATGAACTTGCAGTAAAATTAAAATCAAATATTACTTCACTATATCAGGTTATTGGATTTGTTGGATTAAGTCGAAAGGAAATAGGCGAAAAAATAGGTAATTATAAAATATTAGGCTCTTTAGAAAATATTAAAAAACTAATAACTGATGAAAAAGTTGAAAGAGTAATATTCTTTTCTAATGATATATCTTTCGAGCAAATTTTTGCTGTTGTATCTGAATGTCAGGGTTTAAATGTTGAATTTATGGTAGCAGGAAAAGAGCTTGATTATCTTGTTGGTAAATCTGCAATTACAATGCTTGATGATATACCACTATTAAAAGTTCAATATAATATTTCTTCTTTTGGTCATAAAATTACAAAATTAATTTTTGATTACAGTTTGAGTTTAATCTTAATTTTACTTTTGGTTTATCCTTTAATATTTTTACTTCATAAGTTCAGTCATAAAAAGAATGATTTTGTTAATTTTATTTTACAGATACCAGAAATATTAAATGGTAAAAAAAGTTTTGTTGGTCCACTCAAAAATTCTTATTATGGTGAATTATTTGTAGGTAAAATTGGGCTTACTGGTTTATGGTATGTAGAAAATATTTTATCTAATGACGAAGAAGAAATTAAAGCACTTGATATTTTTTATGCCAAGAATCAAAACATCTGGCTGGATTTAGAAATTCTCGGAAGAACATTTGCAAAAATGATACTTAAAATGGAGTAAAAATGGCTAAAAACACACTGGATTTTGAAAAACCAATTATTGAACTGGAAAATAAAATCGAAGAAATGCGTAAATATGAGGGTCATCTTGATATTTCAAATGAAATAAAAACACTTGAGGAGAAAGTCATTCAACTTAAAAAAAGTATTTATGAAAATCTTACACGCTGGCAGCGTGTACAACTTGCACGCCATCCCGAAAGACCATATACACTTGATTATATTTATATGATGACCGAAGATTTTATTGAACTTCATGGCGATCGTCTTTTTAGAGACGATCATGCAATTGTAGGTGGCTTTGCAAAATTAGATGAATATAAAGTAATGATTATTGGTCATCAAAAAGGGAGAGATACAAAATCTAATCTATACAGAAATTTTGGAATGCCAAATCCAGAGGGATATAGAAAAGCATTGAGATTAATGAAACTTGCTGAAAAATTTAATAAACCTGTTATCACAATGCTCGATACACCTGGTGCTTATCCTGGTCTCGAAGCAGAACAACGTGGACAGGCAGAAGCTATTGCAAGAAATCTTCTGGAAATGAGTAGATTAAAAGTTCCAATTATCGTAGTTATTATTGGTGAAGGTGCAAGCGGTGGAGCACTCGGTATTGGTGTGGGCGATAGAATATTAATGCTTCAAAATACATGGTATTCTGTAATTAGTCCCGAATCATGTTCGAGCATTTTATGGAGAAGCTGGGATTATAAAGAACAGGCAGCCGAAGCTCTTAAACTTACTGCAGATGATTTACTTCAACAGGGAATAATTGATAGAATAGTTCCTGAACCACTTGGTGGAGCTCACAAAGATCATCAGGGCATGGCTAATACATTAAAAGCAATCCTGAAAGAAGAATTGGCAGCATTAATTAAAATTAAACCAGAAAAACTTGTTCAAAATCGTCTTGAGAAATTTGGTAAAATGGGTGTTTATATTGAGTAAGTAGAAATTCAAATCATCATTCAAAGTGATTAAATAATGCTAAATCTTTTCAGATGAATTTAATTATAAATCGTTACTGATAAATGCTCACTCACAAAACTGAAATTCGTGTTAGATATGCTGACACAGATAAAATGCAATTTGTATACAATGGAAAATATCTTGAATATTTTGAAGTAGGGAGAACAGAACTTTTAAGATTTACTGGTTTATCGTATGCAGAACTGGAACGTAATGGATATCAATTGCCTTTAATCGAAGCGAATGTAAAATATAAAAGTCCAGCATTTTATGACGATATTCTTGAAATCGAAGCAATAGTTAAAGAATTATATTCACCAAAAGTACATATCGAATATGTAATTAGAAGAAAATCTACAAATGAGCTTATAGCAGAAGGATTTACAACTCATATTTTTATTAAATCCGATACTAAAAAGGCTGTTCGTCCACCACAGATTTATATTGATGCACTAAAAAAATATTTTGTGTGAATTATAAGTTTAATGTTCAATAAGCATAATAAATTAATTCTATTTATTACATCGAAATCTTAAAGCATAAATTTCCATACAATGTTTGATAAGATAAAAGAACTAACAAAAGATACGATTATATATGGAGTAAGCACCATAATTGGCAGGTTTCTAAATTTTCTTCTTGTTCCATTTTATACAAATGTATTTACACCAGCCGAAGTTGGTATTTATTCGAATATATATGCCTATATAGCATTTCTTAATATTATTTTTATTTATGGAATGGATGCAGCTTTTATGAAATATAGTTCAGTTGCTCCAGCCGATAAAAAGAAAGTTGCATATTCTACTGCTTTTTTGTGTGTTACATTTTCTTCTTTGATACTTTCAATTATCTTATTTTTTCTGAGAAAATTTTTTGTTGAATTAATAGAAATCCCCCAGCATTATTTTTATTTATATTATTATCTGATACTAATCATTCTTATTGATACACTTGCAATTGTTCCCTATGCAAATCTTCGTTTACAAAGAAAATCACTCAAGTTTACTTTTATTAGACTTAGTAACATATTCTTAAATATTCTATTGAATTTTATTCTTGTCCTGAAATTCAAAATGGGGATAGAGGCTATTTTAATTGCAAATCTTTCTGCATCTTTATTTTCACTGGTAATTTTATCATTTGATATAATTAAAAATTTTGTACTTAAAATCGATAAAGAATTTTTAAAACCAATGTTGAAATTTGCTATACCATATTTACCTGCAAGTTTAGCAGCAACTGTAGTTCAGGTTATCGATAGACCAATTGTACTTGCACTTACTAACGAAGAGACTCTTGGGATTTATCAGGCAAATTATAAACTTGGAATATTTATGATGTTAATAGTTCAGATGTTTCAATTTGCCTGGCAACCATTTTTACTTACAACTGCTAAAGAAGAAAATGCAAAGGAGATTTTTTCTAAAGTTCTTACACTTTTTTTGATTGCAACTTCGGTTGTCTGGATAATTCTTTCTTTGTTTATTGATGATGTGGCTAAAATAAAATTTTTTGGAAATGTAAGTCTAATTGGCTACAAATTCTGGGATGGTTTATCAATTGTTCCAATAATTTTATTAGCTTATTTGTTTAATGGATTATATGTGAATTTTCAGGCAGGATTATATATTGAAGAGAAGACAAAATATTTTCCTGTTGTTACTGGAACAGCTGCATTAGTAAATGTAGTTTTTAACTTATTGTTGATTCCATCACTTGGAATTATGGGAGCTGCACTTGCAACACTGGCAAGTTATTTAGTTATGGCTACTACTTTATTTTTATTCTCTCAAAAAGTTTATAAAATTAATTATGAATACGAAAGAATATTAAAAATATTATCACTCATTTTAGTAACTTGTATCGTATATTATATATTTTATTATAATGGTTTGCTTACCATAGCAATAAAATTAGTTTTATTAATAACATTTTTTATGCTTCTATTTATATTAAAAATTATTGACAGGAAATTTTTAAATAAGATTATAAAAGTGTTTTAAAAGATGATTAAAGGAATTAAACCACAAAATATTATTTCATTACTTAAAGAGTATGATAGAATAAATAAAACTATCAAAGACAAATGGATTATTATTGGTACCTGGTTATCGATAATTTCACTTGTTATTATTATTTCTTTTGTATTGTTCGAAATTTCAAAATTGGGAAGTTTCGGAAAAATTTTACTTCCATTACTTTTAGTAATTCTTATCTGGGAAATTAATTTGTTATCAAAAAATTATTTTGATAAAAAACTTTTTATAATTTTATCTGCATTGCTCGATAAAGATGAAAATTTAGACAGGAAAGAATTTAATCTTACAAAAATTGATTTAAAGGTTAAAAGAATATCTGATAACTTTAAAGATATTCCTTTACCAGAATATGCAACCGATGGTAGCAGTGGTCTGGATATAAGAGCAGCTATCGATAATGAACTTATAATTCAAAGTGGAAGTTTTGCATTAATACCAACGAATTTAAAAGTTGAGATCCCAGAAGGATATGAAATTCAGGTTAGGCCCCGTAGTGGACTGGCAGCAAAACACGGGATTGGTTTATTGAATTCACCTGGTACAATTGATTCAGATTATCGTGGTGAAATAAAAATTATATTATTCAATTTTGGTAATGAAGATTTTGTTGTAAGACGTGGTGATAGAATTGCTCAACTTGTTCTTTCAAAGATTTATAAAGCAGAATTAATTGAGTCAGAGGAAATTAACGAAAGCAAACGTAACGAAGGGGGTTTTGGTCATACAGGATTAAATTAAGGAAATAGAACACAGATGACACAGATTGGACAGATGACTACAAGATTATTATCAGTGAAAATCGAGTCTCATCAGTGTCATCAGTGTTCAAAAAATAATTTAATGATTGCACGCAGATAACACAGATTTGGACAGATGACCACAAGATTATCAGTGAGAATCGAGTCTTATCAGTGTCATCGGTGTTTAAAAAATAATTTAATGATTGCACACAG
Encoded proteins:
- a CDS encoding acyl-CoA thioesterase, coding for MLTHKTEIRVRYADTDKMQFVYNGKYLEYFEVGRTELLRFTGLSYAELERNGYQLPLIEANVKYKSPAFYDDILEIEAIVKELYSPKVHIEYVIRRKSTNELIAEGFTTHIFIKSDTKKAVRPPQIYIDALKKYFV
- a CDS encoding lipopolysaccharide biosynthesis protein, whose translation is MFDKIKELTKDTIIYGVSTIIGRFLNFLLVPFYTNVFTPAEVGIYSNIYAYIAFLNIIFIYGMDAAFMKYSSVAPADKKKVAYSTAFLCVTFSSLILSIILFFLRKFFVELIEIPQHYFYLYYYLILIILIDTLAIVPYANLRLQRKSLKFTFIRLSNIFLNILLNFILVLKFKMGIEAILIANLSASLFSLVILSFDIIKNFVLKIDKEFLKPMLKFAIPYLPASLAATVVQVIDRPIVLALTNEETLGIYQANYKLGIFMMLIVQMFQFAWQPFLLTTAKEENAKEIFSKVLTLFLIATSVVWIILSLFIDDVAKIKFFGNVSLIGYKFWDGLSIVPIILLAYLFNGLYVNFQAGLYIEEKTKYFPVVTGTAALVNVVFNLLLIPSLGIMGAALATLASYLVMATTLFLFSQKVYKINYEYERILKILSLILVTCIVYYIFYYNGLLTIAIKLVLLITFFMLLFILKIIDRKFLNKIIKVF
- a CDS encoding polyprenol monophosphomannose synthase; the protein is MTNSLKTLIIIPTYNELDNIQELIPNILEKYPDVNILIVDDNSPDGTANYVDELSKKDSRVKLIKREKKLGLGTAYVEGFKYMLNNGYDVAIQMDADYSHDPKEIKNFLKKIKDYDVVIGSRYINGVRVINWPIRRLLLSYFANLYTRIITGMPIKDATGGFKCFRRKVLESINLDNIHSNGYSFQIEMNFIAWKKKFKITEIPIVFVERTQGSSKMSKKIVYEAIFMVWKLRLRGLLGFYK
- a CDS encoding glycosyltransferase; amino-acid sequence: MIRTSEYLKNYNMAPKILDYVDLLSEGLKRRIPNSNFFFKWLLKIEYKRVLNYEKEIRNYFDKLVIISEEDKKYFCKSDDPKINVIENGVDIDYFHPKTAEKEFDIFFNGNLSYPPNIDATQFIVNKIYPELKKIKPDIRILIAGANPKKKLFKLSNKNIVIKGWIEDVREYYWKSKIFIAPMQIGTGLQNKLLQAMAMRIPCVASELTVKGLSYGAENVVLVAKTPSDYANLIIKLLDDDNFREDVARRGYEFIQKNYKWENVIQKLENIIQETINNKK
- the lhgO gene encoding L-2-hydroxyglutarate oxidase; translation: MFDIIIIGAGIVGLASALKILEKNPHLKLLILEKENDISKHQTGNNSGVIHSGIYYKPGSLKAINCTLGYKMLIDFCDKYEINYKITGKIIVAKNENELPILNSIYDRGIKNGLTGLQKLNKNQIKNYEPYADGIEAIYVPQTGIVDFFQVAKKYLEIILKHNAQIKFNNEVKEIKIKNDICEVITNNDTFQSKFVVTCAGLYSDRIAKLTHKNLPLRIIPFRGEYYKIKEEKKYLVNSLIYPVPNPEFPFLGVHFTRMINGDVEAGPNAVLAFKREGYKKTSFNFRDTIDTFTWKGFYSIVKKYWKVGLYEYYRSYSKNAFTKALQNLIPEINENDLIESGAGVRAQACDINGNLLDDFYFVEDKKVIHVCNAPSPAATASLSIGDNIANKVLQHF
- a CDS encoding glycosyltransferase; its protein translation is MIDLSIIIVNYNVKEFLLNLLDSIKKAIDKITVEIIVVDNASDDGSVDVLKEKFPEVKLIINEKNIGFGAANNLALKEAKGKYFLLLNPDTIIREDTLTKMIEFFETHPDCGIAGCKVLNPDGTLQLACRRGFPGPWTSFTKVMGLSKLFPKSRLFAKYNLTYLDENQTYEVDAVSGAFLMMRREVYEKIGGFDSQFFMYGEDLDLCYRAQKANYKVYYVHSTEIIHYKGESTKRSKIDETKLFYDAMHLFVKKHFSSSFIVEGILQLAILFRKLIAFAYVYKLAIVSILLDFIFFSSSVLLAERLYANEHWRGFPSFVIPWVYFLPALLQIFISILSGTYQKNAISVLRSLISLFYGFIVLSALTYFLKQFAFSRAVVLITYILAVILFSMWRIFVKVVFRLGLISESRKAKTLIVGNNIKANELAVKLKSNITSLYQVIGFVGLSRKEIGEKIGNYKILGSLENIKKLITDEKVERVIFFSNDISFEQIFAVVSECQGLNVEFMVAGKELDYLVGKSAITMLDDIPLLKVQYNISSFGHKITKLIFDYSLSLILILLLVYPLIFLLHKFSHKKNDFVNFILQIPEILNGKKSFVGPLKNSYYGELFVGKIGLTGLWYVENILSNDEEEIKALDIFYAKNQNIWLDLEILGRTFAKMILKME
- a CDS encoding acetyl-CoA carboxylase carboxyltransferase subunit alpha, translating into MAKNTLDFEKPIIELENKIEEMRKYEGHLDISNEIKTLEEKVIQLKKSIYENLTRWQRVQLARHPERPYTLDYIYMMTEDFIELHGDRLFRDDHAIVGGFAKLDEYKVMIIGHQKGRDTKSNLYRNFGMPNPEGYRKALRLMKLAEKFNKPVITMLDTPGAYPGLEAEQRGQAEAIARNLLEMSRLKVPIIVVIIGEGASGGALGIGVGDRILMLQNTWYSVISPESCSSILWRSWDYKEQAAEALKLTADDLLQQGIIDRIVPEPLGGAHKDHQGMANTLKAILKEELAALIKIKPEKLVQNRLEKFGKMGVYIE
- the dut gene encoding dUTP diphosphatase, yielding MIKGIKPQNIISLLKEYDRINKTIKDKWIIIGTWLSIISLVIIISFVLFEISKLGSFGKILLPLLLVILIWEINLLSKNYFDKKLFIILSALLDKDENLDRKEFNLTKIDLKVKRISDNFKDIPLPEYATDGSSGLDIRAAIDNELIIQSGSFALIPTNLKVEIPEGYEIQVRPRSGLAAKHGIGLLNSPGTIDSDYRGEIKIILFNFGNEDFVVRRGDRIAQLVLSKIYKAELIESEEINESKRNEGGFGHTGLN
- a CDS encoding sugar transferase, which gives rise to MKLSKKTEKIFLLITDFVTINFSWFLFFYLRVNTGWFELISQPDFFLPMLAIYFYWLIIFTLVGMYRTWFAQSRFDEISTLFKTTFVGIFILLFLILYDDYRTGIATPFRFFIFVYWIIFFVIVSAGRILIRSIQRNLLIKGFGRRKAVIVGFNSRAQEIYEMLENHKGLGLDVVGFVSVMNKNVDKDYNGVKVLDTADNLEKVIDTYEIKDVIISVERHHEDLILDLISKCDGKNVEIKIVPDLYDIISGQVKTSQIYGIPLIDIMPELMPEWEKKLKRLMDIVLSLIMLIVTSPIILLAALAIKLDSEGPVFYKQERMGMNGKIFKIIKFRTMIKDAEKHTGPVWSSKDDPRVTRVGKILRKIRFDEIPQAINILKGDMSFVGPRPERPYFVEQLSKEIPLYKRRLKVRPGLTGWAQVKHKYDETIDDVKIKLRYDLFYIENMSLRLDFKIIFRTIFVVLFGKGHYD